The Phlebotomus papatasi isolate M1 chromosome 3, Ppap_2.1, whole genome shotgun sequence genomic sequence CAGCGTTGAGGAAGAATTGTGCGAAGACTGCGGTGCCCAGATGCTCAGCGTGGTGTATAAGCAGGAGAGAACAAAGTTTAGGGATGGATCTGAGGAGAAAACTGGCTGTATCTTCTGCTCTGAGGACTTTCAGCGCCTCGTGGAGAAGCACCGTGCAGTTCATGCAAGAACCTCAGCTCCCAGTCGTCGAGGTCGCGGTGGTGGACGGGGAGGGGGGCGGGGAGGTGGTGGAGCCAGAGGAAAACCTCCAAAGGACAAAATGGCTCAACTGGCAGCGTACTTTGTGTGAGATTTTGCATCAGAGATATTTGCATTTATTTGCCACATCTTTATTCAAAGTTTGGGTGTGTGTAAACATTTTCTTCTCATCTAGTTTAAATACAATTTCTAACAACAGTGTAACAAGGGATTATAATTGATTAATAATGTGCCCtaggattttcttgtatttagtGTCCTACCTCCCCCAAATAGCTAAGTAGCACAACACAGATATATATGATAATATTTAAGGTAGGTATTCAGGGcccagaaattgtttttttttttatttttgcatctGATCCTCCAGAGTCTCTGGAATTTcgtgcaaatattttttttgaaaaaaaaacatccctgGGCCCAGGATTATAGAGAGATTTGGAGAATAGCTCTTGGGGAAGTGTCAAAAGGCAGCTGTATTAGGGATAACAAATATATTACTTTATATATCGAGGGATTCTTACTGCCTCTTGCTCTTGCTGGTATTAAAGATATTCTTAAGTTCATCAGTGAGAGTTTCATAGCGGAAAGCCACACGAATGTCCGGAACATTGGTTCGTGTGACATCATTTCCAGCAACTCCCTCCTGGGTATAATTAGGTCCCAGCCAGTGTTGCTTCATCTTATGCGGGAAGCCACTCATGGACACACTATTCCTCGCCAATTCACTCATGTCACACGAGCTCAACTTCCACACTTGAGCTGCAATGCTGTACTCCTCCATGAGAGGTTCCTTGGTGAAGTGAAACTGCAGAGGATCGTCCGTACTGAGGGAGACACAGAGTCCACGGGCCAGGTACTCAGGCAGAGGATTGCGGTGATAGTTGAGGAAGAGGGAATTATTGGATAGAGGAGACATGGCAATGCCAATCTGAGCCAGATAGTACAGATACTGCAAGACAGGAACTTTTCTCAGCAGCAATCcatgggaaatattttcagccATCATGAAGCCACAGACCAAATGCTGAACTGGTCCTGCTTCACCGCAATGGGGTCTCAGGACAAATGTATTCAGCCCTTGCTCTCTGAAAATAAAGGGAAAAGCAATGTCCAGTGTAAGACCCAGATAAACTTATGATCAggagggtgacattagctctgaaaaatgcgaccggttttagtgtaattttttccctgttttcgtacacacttcgcgagatatctccaaaactacgtagattgccaatttggggttttcggttgcctcttcgttattaaattggcttttattttgtattagtattttttgctaattcattctacagtagactctcactcaatcggctctttttcaatcgggcgtcaaattttggtgacaattttcacgcttaattatgaagctaattcgctcaaattcgctgtagttcttcctattttatcgtgattctttataattgagcgctttttgtggaatttacaaaggctttgacgtaCAAATCTATCGacaaaccggatgacatttcgccccatattcccgattgagagagagtctactgtactctgaaaaaaaaaaagttttgtcaaattaacaagacaagtttgtaaaaaggatgttcttccatacagaatatggaaaagttttgtcaaatcggcggtcaactggatcttgttaaaagtttgtgaaaagggtgttttttccatataaaatgcaagaaaaagttttgtcaaattggtaaataacatccttttgacaaaatttcaacaaaatccatttgttcgtttaacaaaacatttttttcagagtacaatgacagaaaacagctaataaactcaaaagttttttcaacgcgctagaaacatacggGAAACatgggaaatgtcatgcccctgcttaTGATAATTAAGATTCTTTATAGACGATCTCGGAAAACTTGCAAgtttatggtctctacacactagagaattttatgttcatattgaagagtttttcctacacaagcgttgGGGAaaatgcttcaatatggacataaatttctctagtgtgtagaggccatagtGAGTCCATATCCATATTCgactttaattgatttttgggataaaaaaaattaaaattaaattaatttaaagttaccctttttcatgttaattttaccattaaaaaggtgtaaaattaacattaaaaaatgttgatatatttttacacctaaaaagtgttaaagttacgaggaaaaaagttaatcgcaccttctttttttctcagcattgggaaaaaacgggggtgcgattaacttgtttCCTTAtgttataactttaacacttttcaggtgtaaaaatatatcaacattttttaatgttaattttacacctttttaagggtaaaattaacatgaaaatgggtaactttaacccctaatacacttaaaaagcataatatttacaccgatttcggatcaatactgcagggtaaattaaacattttaatgttattttaactttttcggatttctctcagtgagtgaataaatgaaaaagctatagggggaactggggtagtagtaaacaggggtagttgtaaacactgtgattttatccaataattttaagactccagaggataaaaccaataagcattcatagataccatggggaggtatgtccacagaagaattggtcaatataatcctaatactttaaaaataaaaattatttttcctgaaaatgttgatatttcgattgttttggtcatttggatttccacctggaagtTAAAAATTGTGTAGAATAATCGAAATGAGGCAAtatcagttctttcctacatcttttaggattatattaatgcatttatactagagaaattgagattctcattattttaaaagaattaataattggtcagaaaacagcatttggggtagatgtaaacaggcaatttgaatttcacaaaatgagtaggtaaaagagcggcaAATTGACCTGCATGCGAAATGTCTAAATTATTGACTACGAAAAATATTGGTGGCGttgtgttcaataagaagtcaaatgatgtcaaaatatgaggaaaatccattaaaaaatgtctttgatttgcatgcttttagttttttgctattttaattattctttgtaaaaagtgtcgtgattttttgaaaagtatacagtctttatataatctcttaagtaattaaaataatcaaaagtggtgcaaagttaatttcaaggttGGAAAAAAgagtgtttacatcctccccagaaagtgtttacttctaccccaggtattttatgaaaagagaaaaatgcatagtgacataaattttatttttatggaaaactcaattgttttccagcatccgcattaccctcgatgtattgcctatgcccaagggtaaaacatgagctaagaaagattttccaaaaaatcactgtgtgctcggaaaatcacctcaaattcgcatctatcgaaaatgttttcatgtgccccagtctcccctatataggAGAAAATATTAAAGTTTAACTCTTGCATctttaaattaagtttaatttctttttgatcATTTCAAACCCgataaaaatctatttctcgTAGATTATTACAAACTAAGGATATCCAAATCTAGAAAAGTTTTTGTGATGTcgattaaaattaaagtaaaattggCTTATTGCATTATTACGGTTTAGGGGAAAAAAGCTAATCAAATGACTTACCTTCTGAAGTGATTCAGCACGGTCATATTGGCATACATGTAGTACAGGTAGTAAGCATAAGGAGGATTATCCTCATCATTCCACTGCTCAGGTTCTGGGATGTCATAATCCAGAAGAGGATTCTCTGGCTTTGACTCATCATCTACTGAGTCAAACCCAATCACATACTGCAGGAATTTATGGAGTTCTGGATGATCCTCAGGGTTATTGGTCACCTCAAACAAAGGTGCATAAATATTGTCGAGAATCTCCTGGAATGACGTCATCAGTTTGTTTGTCTTGAAGATGTCAAAAAGTCTGGGAATCTGAATGAGCCAGCGAATATTGTCCGAATAAACATTCGAATTGATGGCCCATTTTGCCAATTTATCCCATTCATCCCTAGACTTTCCATAAATTGACAATCTCAACTCAGCATTTTGATACTTTGATTCTTCCAAATCACTAGCCACTTCCTTAATGATCTGCGCAAAGTACTTGCCATTGAGATAGTTGTCCGTTTTGAGAAACACTTCGCGCAATCTTGACTCGCCGATGGGATTGTATTTGgcattaaatttatcaaaacgaTGGAAAGTATTGCGATCCGCATGGACATCCAGCATGTCCACAGTGAGATCGTAAGTGGTCAGATTCATTGACTGGAACACCTGTTGCAGTGTCATCGGTTGACCCTTTGTCACGGTTACGACCTCATCGGCATTGGTCTTGAGGGTCTTCTTGATAAAACGCAGCAGATGCTTTTGGTTCATGCACGAAGCAGCATGGATATGAGTATCGACTTTTCTGCAAACAAAATAACCATTATATTTTATTACCTCTAGAGCAatcttaattttattgctcgaacaccacagagagagcagtacatataatccctcgattttagACCCTCTTACACTCTAAGGGGTCGTATCTTGGTAGAATCGGTAGAATATTTGAAAGCTGaactttggagtttttttttgacattaggGTGCTTGCTTGTCTGTCCGTTTGTGCATCTGTTCGGTCGTTACCACGTCTACAGGCCAAACgtttagagatagagacttgggaccttcgggagaccccccataagtcaacccttGGACCTTTAACATGCCTTTCATTTTCCTTCCCCCTAACCCTTCCCctaaaaaaccatgtttttttttgggatttctcgaaaacgcatcatgcattttttttcatttttagatatgtttagTTAGAGattacctgtaggggaattctgtaacagtataacaatgtcatatgacaaatttaaattttttaatgtggtaAATTAGGAAGAAATAATCGTAAATCCGATTAATATCAATTACTAAAGGCTTCATAAATCTCCTTGGAATAACTATTTgatgctcactgggctttaatgttgtcctgctcttcaatttactacaaaaaatttgtcatatgacattgtcatactgttacagaatttccctactggaggaacatttcgtccttataccgTTGAATAATTCGTATTAACGATTTTCAAAgccaaaggtttaaaaggctctgGCGAGCgaatttatcaaccgaatggatCTTGTTTgtactcgttggaaaggttttggattTTCTGATTAAAGTGAATCGAGTTCAATCGGTTCTGAGTAGGTAATAAACCAGTTtataatcgataactaattttcatcCGCCAATTCAATTTGATTACTCCTAAattattttgggaaatgttttgagtgatttataaatcagttcaaatcggttgtgaaccggtaatgaacctgtTATGAACCGATACGTAATTTTCGTGCGGAAAAAATTCAAATCTATTACGGGAAACTGGGTCATTAcagaacactaatttttatttctaaactacttggactatctcaaccatttcttcagtggacaagcatccctatagtacaTATAAATTCCTAAAGGTCTCGTTCTTTAAagtctaatttaaattttattaaagtctAAGTTTAAAGTCTCTTTAAAgttgcctcagtttcccctactcttacaactattttgggggatttttttagtgatttacgaatcagtttaaatcggttatggagcggtaaataataaataatgaagGAATAGTTTGGAGATATAACATCTCATGCCCTAGAGACACTcacgacttaaccctttaacgacgagacactttaaaaaaatttaatttaactcaatttaataaaaattaaattgagaaatataatcaatgataagtcttacactTAACCTTgtaaagtccaacagagtctgattcgttgtattttgtgcttttatgaacgatagggacaaaaatagcccaaaaatttaagtattttttctgacaataccaatgaataatatttttcgctttaataatgaaaaatattacgtattagtattgtagtttttattgccaaaagagttttgcttaaaaaaattgagaggtataaaaaataaataaaatcaattatgaatttgagaatttcaaatttcgccatttttgagcttaaatatttactacatagaaaATAGAgacatgcaaaaaatattctagattccttcaaccttctactttataattatgtacagacataagaaaaaaatatctttgggtagtcaggaaaaattattttctttatgggacaccagtgttctaatcgtccttaaagggttaagccgagATACAGCTaactttgactaaattcccatcagtttaaCACTAAATAATCCGTTCCTCCGCTTAAGCTGAGCTGAGACACGGATTAgtcataaattgaaaatgtagtctaatcattattttgattataataacgttaaaaaacgtctcttggcttaagtcgtaagtgtgtctagagcataagtcacgaattcaagcactttgcaaagcctgggacgctttgccaccccctttactgctcgaactccacggagagagcagaaTATataaatccctcgattttttcacctccccccaaatttccaccttccatccCCCAAAGACCAATTTTCTTAACAATTCTTCGCGTTTTAGGTGATTTctgagtgagaaatgtcacgctgtttgtatGTCCGGCCGGCAGCCGTCAGCTCTAGAggacaaacggttagagatagcgacttgggaccctTGGGAGACTCCCCATAAGTGAACCTTTAACATACTCCTCAATTTCCCTCACCTTATCCCTTCCCCCCCAAAACCATGATTTTTGGGATTTGTGGAAAACGCGTAgtgagttttttttcatttttggatatgttttagaaattacccaggcggacaattGAGCATGTGTAAAAATACTGTTGAACCATTTTTATAATAACGGTTTATAATaactaataacagtttttcaaagccaaaaattaaagaaaagtctagagagcgcatttatcaggcgaatgggatcatgtttaagctcgttggaaaggtctaggAATTTCCGACTAAATTGAACCGGTATCAATTGATTTTGAACCAGTAATGACCCGTTTCATAATCGATAagtattatttgaaatttaattatattagtcTTGtgattttgggcaatgttttgagtgagttataaatccgttcaaatcagtcgtgaaccggttataaaccaaaaactaattttgtccgaaaataaattttattactctattattttatttttttcgtggaatctttcaagtaattttcaaatgaaatatagGCGGGAATCGGCGCGATCCTCTCCTATGTGATTTTTGCAGggtattttatttgcaaaataaactttatttggttattaaaataaaatgactaACCTTATATTATAGAAATCTCGATGGGGAACAGCTTTCTGGGAGGCCAGCTCTCTCAGCTCATTCAAGAGCACATGAAGCTGAAATTTAGAGTAGAGATAGCTCAATCGACGATAGCAAAATGATTTGAGAGGTCCATCGGCGATCATGGCACACATTGTCTGCATATCCTGAATGAATTCGGGTAGTTTAGGGTAGACATAGTCAAGATTCTGGGTGCATTCGGGATCACGAAAGAGATTAAATActccattgacagccttaatgGTGTACCCCTTGGCCGGTGGCACCTCAATGGCCCAGGGATCAGAAGAGGGTATTGCGTGAACTGGATGATCTGTCAGCACATGCaccagaaattcaaaaaatccggATAAGACATTAAAATTCCTCGTAAGAAATGTGTATATATAATCTTTTAGCATAAATGCCAAAATCACactctttagatttttttttacaataaccCATTTCCAACAAATAAAATCCTCACTACAAGAGATAAATGCTAAAAAGAAGTGAACAGTATAACACTTCACTACGTGATGCTAATTAAGCGTAACATTTTTTCTTCTGGTTctgtccaatttttttttttcatttcacacGAAATCTCATCCAGCAAATATTTAGGTCACGTCTTAGTGTGATTTGTGCCTCCATCCTTTCAcacattaaattttttgatcttttttctTCCATCCAAAATCTGTCTCCACCAAAATAATACAGAAACAAAGAAGTTAAAAGGCTCAATTCCCTCGTCAAAGGCAAACAGTGTCAACTGTGAATGAGGTACATaatgataacaaaaaaaaaaaacgaaatttacAACAGAAAAATCAGTGTTATTTACTCTGTAAATTGCAAATGTGACCTTGtgtgattttattttatgggagagactcaaaaaaaaagactggagtgtacgaaaaaaaattaaagtgtaattttttaaaataaaaaaaaatcaaaagcacTCTCCATGAAGAATGAATgttacaaaaatataaataaaagtagAGATAGAAGAAAGTCTGATGAAGGCGAGTTTACCTGTTAACTCTTGATGGTTCTGTTGAACTAAACCCccaaattatttcatattttttttcaacatgaaaataaaataaactcaatATAAATTCAGTGTTGTTTTAAATAgtttaacaaaaagaaaaatatatccaCCCTCTTGATTCACTTTTCTCTCTATGTACAAAAAACACAGTAAAAGGAAGGACTATGTACAGGGgatgaagaatttttttcaaaaatttccagAAGTATGTTCGGCccaaaatttccaaagaaaaaaataaactttcagGAGGTTTATAAAGTTCTTCTTCCAAGAAGACACAAAATTCATTTCTGTTTTGATAAAGGACATTCCTcttgataaaaagaaaatcatgcTTCATCCTAAATCTAGAATTAAAGAACATCAAGTCGTggaaatcagtgaaaaaaaaattattcaaggaTTTCGCATTTTACTAATGTCGCAATTAGGCAACATCACGGAGCATTATTCTTTTgctttattgagaaaaatatacCCTATCGGTTTTCTCAGATCCTAAAGAAGAAGCTATATGTTAATTAGGAGAATTTATCCAAATGTAATGCACTTAACAATACTGGAGCTTTTAGAAATATATTTAGGCCAAACTCCCTTTTGAAGTTTTTACCAAagaaattaggggaaactgaggcaccaccaaatacggggtagcaccaaacactaatttttatttctaaactatttggacttggactatcttgaccatttcttcagtggacaagcatccatataatgcctaaaaatttctataagtcttgttctctgaagtcgaatatcctattaaaaaattgcaaaattggtgctaccccgtgtttggtggtgcccaagtttcccctaatattaatttgattatcaataaaattggaatCGAATTAACAATAAGAAATATACGATGCATTTTTTAAGACTCGcaactcaaaaacaaaaattcgtcaaaatttttaatcaagcCATTTCTTACCAAGATCCAAATTTCCATAatttattcttatttattttaatattaaggggaagtggggcacctttgaattagggaggctttgaaattgagcttttctctcctatttttaaatgaaacaggATAATTTAGTTCAACAAACCAATTACGAATCTAAATTGCATCATGATATAGGATAGGAAATGGACAAAAaggcccaatttcaaagctgccccaattcaaaggtaccccacttccccctatgactTCTTCAGGATATTCAATTTTAGGTTATAAGAGAATCACGATATGAAGCCTTTGGAAGCTATTTTTAAGTCGGTTGGTACGATTTCTCATAAagtaatttcattaaattcGATTCaacgattttatttaaattttgcacatttctgCGGACCAACTTATTCCTTTGATCACAATTTCTCTTACGAGACAAAAAAAACGTATGGTGTTTTTACGCGaataattgttaatttttttgtataaaactttgctaaaagaaaattaattttttttttatttcaattaagtTTATCATGAATTATCTtaacttaaccctctaacgggtaagaccgcctccaggcggtcttcacaaaaatcacatttacaacgacaataaaggttttatttatttaaaagtgctatagtgtcctcggtaatagtcttatacacatcttttgaaagtttgaactcattttgactctttgttttgttgctattcccagttttgtgtgaaaggtcagagaaaaagcaacaaaaaatatttgtgcaaaaaaactcatttccaatttccataaaaataccgatttaaagttatctgactaaaataaatttattttttactgaaagatgtgtcattctactttgtatattttatttaaaaaatttgaaaaaactaaaaatgtgaatattaGAAGCAataagagtttcaaaaaatttttatattctttcacctagcgcctaaactaaaagagacaATGAAGAAtgaatggttttttcgactttattggatcataatgttatcctagaaaacattgctttagaactttttttcgcatattaaagaaaacaccgttagagggttaaagatATTACCGTAGGCGCCGTCCGGCTAATAAAACAAAAGGGGTTTTCATCGTTTTCATGCATTTCTCGATTAAGATACCCCTCTTGGTTctctttttttatctattaatcACTagactcagaaaaataatcgagtaaaacttactcaaatcgatgttgaattaactcgttttcgttgtgattttcgattaacaatatagagttgattttacttctatttagttgtaatattcggaagagttgttttaaactttttttcctaaaatttacatgacgaaagagtgtaaataactctttttaagactgaaaataactcgttttaagagttaaaataactcgtttcaagagttaaaaaaaatctgtttttagagttaaaataactctttcaaatcccaaaatggatataTTCtgcatttttatgttttttttttattttatcattttctttattaatattttcttggcCTCAAAAGTTCcgtatgttccgagcgaaatatcacgtattaTGCACCCACATGTCtttatgaaacactgttaggcatatttctagttgatgttccatatcgctccttggaaattacaaggggtcaactcacttttttgcgattttgagattctaatgcacttagaatgacaatttaataaattttcagatgatataagttattaaatttcgttattagaaaagtttttcaaaattttaagctttttgattacttgcataattttgtttgaagtaaaggggcacaaaacaTATTCATCGttcacatttttgtgaaacaggggactaactcaagcaagttgatcccttgtcattctaattttagcaaaatttgcacataatttagaacgacaaggagctaactcattaaaaaacatattttgaaaagtaaaaatataaaagtttcgatgtttatattagtgctcatgcaaatagaaaagaaataaattgtttttgttcagtcattaaattgagatacttatttacactaAGTTGAAtatttcatgctgtctcctgaaaaatagccaaaaattagttagccccttgtaatttccaaggagcgatatgaactttgtcacacgaaaatcttcttgactgaagtatattcttaaaacgaaaacacttaagcatatacttcagtcgagatgatattttacatcgaaaaagagtaataattacatcaatATCCGgcaaattaattcaactcgcacgaagagttgtttcaactctatttactaaaatttacaacgaaaaagagtaacaattacagtgcccgctttctaatccggatcgccgtaatccggacgagttatcgacggttacatttaaaatcatttttaggt encodes the following:
- the LOC129806900 gene encoding AMP deaminase 2 isoform X1, which codes for MSVRGVLNSLDSHDPEYVRPISPGILKPDFFEGSSDSSNLPIGAGHTNKQDGIHGNLPNEISAPYEVPQFPIEQIEKKLQIQRHINVMAMEDKHSVPSEVTTKRESCQTVTDSAADLVTNFQRVSISGEDTSGVPLEDLEHASKLIIEAINMRQRYMNWSNQAFPVTLSSYCETKGHLVLHEERKTIAVQQNHQELTDHPVHAIPSSDPWAIEVPPAKGYTIKAVNGVFNLFRDPECTQNLDYVYPKLPEFIQDMQTMCAMIADGPLKSFCYRRLSYLYSKFQLHVLLNELRELASQKAVPHRDFYNIRKVDTHIHAASCMNQKHLLRFIKKTLKTNADEVVTVTKGQPMTLQQVFQSMNLTTYDLTVDMLDVHADRNTFHRFDKFNAKYNPIGESRLREVFLKTDNYLNGKYFAQIIKEVASDLEESKYQNAELRLSIYGKSRDEWDKLAKWAINSNVYSDNIRWLIQIPRLFDIFKTNKLMTSFQEILDNIYAPLFEVTNNPEDHPELHKFLQYVIGFDSVDDESKPENPLLDYDIPEPEQWNDEDNPPYAYYLYYMYANMTVLNHFRREQGLNTFVLRPHCGEAGPVQHLVCGFMMAENISHGLLLRKVPVLQYLYYLAQIGIAMSPLSNNSLFLNYHRNPLPEYLARGLCVSLSTDDPLQFHFTKEPLMEEYSIAAQVWKLSSCDMSELARNSVSMSGFPHKMKQHWLGPNYTQEGVAGNDVTRTNVPDIRVAFRYETLTDELKNIFNTSKSKRQ
- the LOC129806900 gene encoding AMP deaminase 2 isoform X4, encoding MEDDYQAKRFAFDYDMEVDPLYATKIGSSDSSNLPIGAGHTNKQDGIHGNLPNEISAPYEVPQFPIEQIEKKLQIQRHINVMAMEDKHSVPSEVTTKRESCQTVTDSAADLVTNFQRVSISGEDTSGVPLEDLEHASKLIIEAINMRQRYMNWSNQAFPVTLSSYCETKGHLVLHEERKTIADHPVHAIPSSDPWAIEVPPAKGYTIKAVNGVFNLFRDPECTQNLDYVYPKLPEFIQDMQTMCAMIADGPLKSFCYRRLSYLYSKFQLHVLLNELRELASQKAVPHRDFYNIRKVDTHIHAASCMNQKHLLRFIKKTLKTNADEVVTVTKGQPMTLQQVFQSMNLTTYDLTVDMLDVHADRNTFHRFDKFNAKYNPIGESRLREVFLKTDNYLNGKYFAQIIKEVASDLEESKYQNAELRLSIYGKSRDEWDKLAKWAINSNVYSDNIRWLIQIPRLFDIFKTNKLMTSFQEILDNIYAPLFEVTNNPEDHPELHKFLQYVIGFDSVDDESKPENPLLDYDIPEPEQWNDEDNPPYAYYLYYMYANMTVLNHFRREQGLNTFVLRPHCGEAGPVQHLVCGFMMAENISHGLLLRKVPVLQYLYYLAQIGIAMSPLSNNSLFLNYHRNPLPEYLARGLCVSLSTDDPLQFHFTKEPLMEEYSIAAQVWKLSSCDMSELARNSVSMSGFPHKMKQHWLGPNYTQEGVAGNDVTRTNVPDIRVAFRYETLTDELKNIFNTSKSKRQ
- the LOC129806900 gene encoding AMP deaminase 2 isoform X2, coding for MEDDYQAKRFAFDYDMEVDPLYATKIGSSDSSNLPIGAGHTNKQDGIHGNLPNEISAPYEVPQFPIEQIEKKLQIQRHINVMAMEDKHSVPSEVTTKRESCQTVTDSAADLVTNFQRVSISGEDTSGVPLEDLEHASKLIIEAINMRQRYMNWSNQAFPVTLSSYCETKGHLVLHEERKTIAVQQNHQELTDHPVHAIPSSDPWAIEVPPAKGYTIKAVNGVFNLFRDPECTQNLDYVYPKLPEFIQDMQTMCAMIADGPLKSFCYRRLSYLYSKFQLHVLLNELRELASQKAVPHRDFYNIRKVDTHIHAASCMNQKHLLRFIKKTLKTNADEVVTVTKGQPMTLQQVFQSMNLTTYDLTVDMLDVHADRNTFHRFDKFNAKYNPIGESRLREVFLKTDNYLNGKYFAQIIKEVASDLEESKYQNAELRLSIYGKSRDEWDKLAKWAINSNVYSDNIRWLIQIPRLFDIFKTNKLMTSFQEILDNIYAPLFEVTNNPEDHPELHKFLQYVIGFDSVDDESKPENPLLDYDIPEPEQWNDEDNPPYAYYLYYMYANMTVLNHFRREQGLNTFVLRPHCGEAGPVQHLVCGFMMAENISHGLLLRKVPVLQYLYYLAQIGIAMSPLSNNSLFLNYHRNPLPEYLARGLCVSLSTDDPLQFHFTKEPLMEEYSIAAQVWKLSSCDMSELARNSVSMSGFPHKMKQHWLGPNYTQEGVAGNDVTRTNVPDIRVAFRYETLTDELKNIFNTSKSKRQ
- the LOC129806900 gene encoding AMP deaminase 2 isoform X3, with translation MSVRGVLNSLDSHDPEYVRPISPGILKPDFFEGSSDSSNLPIGAGHTNKQDGIHGNLPNEISAPYEVPQFPIEQIEKKLQIQRHINVMAMEDKHSVPSEVTTKRESCQTVTDSAADLVTNFQRVSISGEDTSGVPLEDLEHASKLIIEAINMRQRYMNWSNQAFPVTLSSYCETKGHLVLHEERKTIADHPVHAIPSSDPWAIEVPPAKGYTIKAVNGVFNLFRDPECTQNLDYVYPKLPEFIQDMQTMCAMIADGPLKSFCYRRLSYLYSKFQLHVLLNELRELASQKAVPHRDFYNIRKVDTHIHAASCMNQKHLLRFIKKTLKTNADEVVTVTKGQPMTLQQVFQSMNLTTYDLTVDMLDVHADRNTFHRFDKFNAKYNPIGESRLREVFLKTDNYLNGKYFAQIIKEVASDLEESKYQNAELRLSIYGKSRDEWDKLAKWAINSNVYSDNIRWLIQIPRLFDIFKTNKLMTSFQEILDNIYAPLFEVTNNPEDHPELHKFLQYVIGFDSVDDESKPENPLLDYDIPEPEQWNDEDNPPYAYYLYYMYANMTVLNHFRREQGLNTFVLRPHCGEAGPVQHLVCGFMMAENISHGLLLRKVPVLQYLYYLAQIGIAMSPLSNNSLFLNYHRNPLPEYLARGLCVSLSTDDPLQFHFTKEPLMEEYSIAAQVWKLSSCDMSELARNSVSMSGFPHKMKQHWLGPNYTQEGVAGNDVTRTNVPDIRVAFRYETLTDELKNIFNTSKSKRQ